The Streptomyces fungicidicus nucleotide sequence CGCGATCGCGCCGGCCGCCGCAAGACGGGAGCGCGCGGCGGTGGTACGACGGGTGGTGCTTGCGGTCATGGTGGGTTCCTCCGGCGGATGGGTGGAGATGCCGATGGGTGGGCCGCCGCCGATGGCATCGGCAGCGCCGCAGGTCGCCGAAGAACACACGCCTTCGGGTGTCGCGACCTCGTGCGATTACGGCATCTTGCCATTCGGACTGAGCCGTTCAGGGGGCTCCCTATGTCAAAATCGGATAACGGGTGACACCCGAACCGCATCACTCCGGGACATCTGGCCGGACAGTCTGCGGGAATCTGCCGTTCCGGCAGGAAGATCTTCGGCATATCCCAGGATGTGGACGCGTACCGCGAGGATTTTGCCGCGGTTGTGGGCTTGCTCCTACTTCCCCGCGGCCTTGTCCTGATATCGAGCGACAATTCAAGGTCCCGGCATGTGACCTTCGCGTTATGGACTCGTCGCCGACGGCGTCCGTCCGGTAAGAAGGTTCTTTACACCCCTCATCCGGGGCTCAAGGGCGCGTGTGCGGCGCGCCCGTCGTGTTTGGCCCGTACGCATCAACCCTCCGGGCCTTGCGCGGTCCCGCCCACCCCTCACCAGGAGTGGCAACCCTCAAACCATGAACAATTAAGGGGTAAAACCAAGTGGCAGCGGAGATTGTCAATCCTCGCAGCGACAGCGAAAGCCGGAACGGTCCCACGGAGCGGGAGAACGGGGCCGAGCCCCTCGATTCCTTCGACCCGGCGTTCGCGCTGCACCGCGGCGGCAAGATGGCTGTGCAGGCCACCGTGCCGATCCGCGACAAGGACGATCTGTCCCTGGCTTACACGCCCGGCGTCGCGAAGGTGTGCAGCGCGATCGCCGAGCAGCCGGACCTCGTCCACGACTACACCTGGAAGTCGTCGGTCGTCGCCGTCGTGACCGACGGCACGGCCGTGCTGGGACTCGGTGACATCGGGCCCGAGGCCTCCCTCCCGGTGATGGAGGGCAAGGCCATCCTCTTCAAGCAGTTCGGCGGGGTGGACGCCGTCCCGCTCGCCCTGAACTGCACCGACGTCGACGAGATCGTCGAGACCGTGGTCCGGCTCGCCCCGTCCTTCGGCGGCGTGAACCTGGAGGACATCTCGGCGCCGCGGTGCTTCGAGATCGAGCGCCGGCTGCAGGAGCGGCTGGACATCCCGGTCTTCCACGACGACCAGCACGGCACGGCGGTCGTGTCGCTGGCGGCGCTGCGCAACGCGGCGCGGCTCAGCGGACGCACGCTGGGCGAGCTGCGCGCCGTCATCTCGGGCGCCGGCGCGGCGGGTGTCGCGATCGCCAGGATGCTGGTCGAGGCCGGCATCGGCGATGTCGCCGTGGCCGACCGCAAGGGCGTCGTGTCGCGCGACCGCGACGACCTCACGCCGATCAAGGCGGAGCTGGCGTCGTTCACCAACAAGGCCGGGATCTCCGGCTCCCTGGAGGCCGCGCTGGCCGGCGCCGACGTCTTCATCGGCGTCTCCGGCGGCACGGTGCCGGAGCCGGCGGTGGCGTCGATGGCCGAGGGCGCGTTCGTCTTCGCCATGGCCAACCCGGACCCGGAGGTGCACCCGGAGGTCGCGCACAAGTACGCGGCGGTCGTGGCCACCGGACGGTCGGACTTCCCGAACCAGATCAACAACGTGCTGGCGTTCCCGGGGATCTTCGCGGGGGCGCTGCAGGTGCGCGCCTCCCGGATCACCGAGGGGATGAAGCTGGCCGCGGCCGAGGCGCTGGCCTCGGTGGTCGGTGACGACCTCGCCGCCGACTACGTCATCCCGTCCCCGTTCGACGAGCGGGTCGCCCCCGCGGTGACCGCGGCCGTGGCCGCCGCCGCCCGGGCGGAGGGCGTCGCCCGCCGCTGAGGCGTGCCGTGCCGTCGGCCTCGTCCCCGGATGCGGGGGCGGGGCCGTTTTCTTTGCCGGGGACCCGTCCGGCGGTGCGGCCGCCGCGGCCGGGTGGCAAGAGGGCGTGTCTCACAGCGGGGCCTGGTTCCTTCGGCGGGGCCGGGAACCTATCGTCAAGGTCATGTTCGCCGTCTACGCCGCCCGAATCGACCGCGACCAGCCGCTGACGGGTCTGGAGTTGGGAGAGCGCCCCGCTCCCGAGTCCCGTCCCGGCTGGAGCACCGTCACGGTCAAGGCCGCCTCCCTCAACCACCACGACCTCTGGTCCCTGCGGGGCGTCGGCCTCGCGGAGGACAAGCTGCCGATGATCCTCGGCTGCGACGCCGCCGGCATCGACGAGGACGGCAACGAGGTCGTCCTGCACTCGGTGATCGGACAGAGCGGTCACGGGGTGGGGCCCAAGGAGCCCCGCTCCATCCTGACCGAGCGCTACCAGGGCACCTTCGCGGAGCAGGTCGCCGTGCCCACCTGGAACATCCTGCCCAAGCCGAAGGAGCTCTCCTTCGAGGAGGCCGCCTGTCTGCCGACGGCCTGGCTGACCGCGTACCGGATGCTGTTCACCAACGCCGGGGTGCGGCCCGGGGACTCGGTGCTGGTGCAGGGCGCCGGGGGCGGCGTCGCCACCGCCGCGATCGTGCTCGGCAGGGCCGCGGGGCTGCGGGTCTTCGCCACCAGCCGGGACGAGGCGAAGCGCAAGCGGGCGCTGGAACTCGGCGCCGTGGAGGCGGTGGAGCCCGGGGCGCGGCTGCCGCAGCGGGTCGACGCGGTGATCGAGACCGTGGGCGCCGCCACCTGGTCCCACTCGGTGAAGTCGCTGCGTCCCGGCGGCACGCTGGTGATCTCCGGCGCCACCAGCGGCGACCGGCCGTCGCATGCCGAGCTGACCCGGATCTTCTTCCTTGAGCTCAAGATCGTCGGCTCGACGATGGGCACCAAGGACGAGCTGGAGGACCTGCTCTCCTTCTGCGCCGCCGCGGGCGTACGGCCCGTCATCGACGAGGCGCTGCCCATGGACCGGGCGCGGGAGGGCTTCGAACGGATGGAGTCCGGCGGGCAGTTCGGCAAGATCGTGCTCACCAACCCCTGACGTCTCTTTTCTTCTTCCGCCACGGCCGGCCCGGTCACCCGGGTCGGCCGTCTGCATGTCAACCGTGGTTGACATCCCGTGGCTGTCAATCTAAGTTGACATCATGACTGAGGCAACCGACCTCGCCGAGCGGGCGGGCGACCGCGACCCACGGGTCGGCCTGCGGGCTGTCGCCGCCCTGCGCCGGCTGCTGGAGCAACTGGAGGCCGTGCAGGTGCGCAACGCGCGCAACCAGGGCTGGTCGTGGCAGGAGATCGCGGCCGAGCTCGGGGTCAGCAGGCAGGCCGTGCACAAGAAGTACGGGAGGCATTGATGTTCGAGCGATTCACGAAGGACGCCCGTGACGTGGTGAAGGGGGCGGTCGAACAGGCGGAGGGCGCGGGGGCCGGGCGGGTGGGGGCCGAGCATCTGCTGCTGGCCCTGCTCGACCGGGAAGGCAGCCGGGCCTCCTTCGCGCTGTCCGCCCTCGGCGCCGGTGAGCGGCGCGAGTCGGTGCGGACGGCGCTGGGGGAGGCCCGGCGGCGGGCCGGGCTGACGCAGGCCGAGACCGACGCGCTCGCCGGGATCGGGATCGATGTCTCGGAGATCGTGGCCCGGGTGGAGGAGGTGCACGGGACGGGGGCGATGTCCGGCGACCGGAAGGGCCCCGGCCGGAGGTCGGGACACCGGCCGTTCGACCGCGCGGCCAAGGACGTGCTCACGGGCGCCCTGCGTGCCGCCACCGCCCTGCGCGACCGCCGTATCGGTGACGAGCACCTCCTGCTGGCCCTGACCACCCGCCCCGGCGTCCCCGCCGAGGTCCTCGCCGACCACGGCGTCACCTACGAGTCCGTGACCCGGGTGCTGTACGGAGAGGGCGAGGCCAAGGCCGGCTGACGGCGGCTCCGCAGGGCCCGGCCGGCCTCGGTCCCGCCGGTCGGGACCGAGCCCGGGCGGCTCAGGACTTCGGTGCGCGCAGTATCGCGCCGATGTGGGCCGCCGCCGTGGACAGGTGGCGGCGGGCGTCGCGGTACTGGTCGGCGGTGACGCCGTGGTCGCGGGCCGCGTCACGGACGTCGTCCCGGAAGCGGTCCAGGAGGCGCTCCAGGTCCCGGGCGGGATCGCCGGTGGAGTCCGAGGGGTCACCGTGACCCCAGGCCGGGACGTATTCGGCGGGGAAGTCCTCGGAGGTCCGGGAGTACGACGGCTCGGAGGTCTTGCCGGGGCCGCCCGCGCCGGGGCGGCCGAAGGCGAAGTCCTTGCCGAACTCGCTCATCTCCTTGACCACTTCGCCGAGGCCCTCGCGCAGACCCGTCGGCCAGTCGCCCCGGGCGAAGTGGCCCTGCACCTGCTCCTGGACCTGCCGCGCGATGCGCTGCACCTGCTCCTGCGCCCTGTCCTGGGCCTCCTTGGCCTGGCGGCGGGCGCGCTGCGCCTCCTCGCGGGAGCGGCGGCTCTCGTCCTTGGCGCGCCGGGCCTGTTCCTTCCACTCCTGCTTGGCGCGGCGCATCTCCTCCTTGGCGGCGCGCCAGGCATCGCTGTCGCCGAAGACCCCGAAGTCGAAGTCGCCGAAACCGCCGCCCTCTTCGGAGGACGCCCCGCCCTTACGGCTCTGGCGGGCCTGGCCGGCCGCCGCCCGCATCTCGCGGCGCAGGTCGCCCGCGGCGCCGCTGACGTCGGCGCGGATCTCGGCGGCCAGCTCCGCGACCGACTCGCGGATCTCCAGTT carries:
- a CDS encoding NAD(P)-dependent malic enzyme, translating into MAAEIVNPRSDSESRNGPTERENGAEPLDSFDPAFALHRGGKMAVQATVPIRDKDDLSLAYTPGVAKVCSAIAEQPDLVHDYTWKSSVVAVVTDGTAVLGLGDIGPEASLPVMEGKAILFKQFGGVDAVPLALNCTDVDEIVETVVRLAPSFGGVNLEDISAPRCFEIERRLQERLDIPVFHDDQHGTAVVSLAALRNAARLSGRTLGELRAVISGAGAAGVAIARMLVEAGIGDVAVADRKGVVSRDRDDLTPIKAELASFTNKAGISGSLEAALAGADVFIGVSGGTVPEPAVASMAEGAFVFAMANPDPEVHPEVAHKYAAVVATGRSDFPNQINNVLAFPGIFAGALQVRASRITEGMKLAAAEALASVVGDDLAADYVIPSPFDERVAPAVTAAVAAAARAEGVARR
- a CDS encoding HTH domain-containing protein; its protein translation is MTEATDLAERAGDRDPRVGLRAVAALRRLLEQLEAVQVRNARNQGWSWQEIAAELGVSRQAVHKKYGRH
- a CDS encoding zinc-binding dehydrogenase, coding for MFAVYAARIDRDQPLTGLELGERPAPESRPGWSTVTVKAASLNHHDLWSLRGVGLAEDKLPMILGCDAAGIDEDGNEVVLHSVIGQSGHGVGPKEPRSILTERYQGTFAEQVAVPTWNILPKPKELSFEEAACLPTAWLTAYRMLFTNAGVRPGDSVLVQGAGGGVATAAIVLGRAAGLRVFATSRDEAKRKRALELGAVEAVEPGARLPQRVDAVIETVGAATWSHSVKSLRPGGTLVISGATSGDRPSHAELTRIFFLELKIVGSTMGTKDELEDLLSFCAAAGVRPVIDEALPMDRAREGFERMESGGQFGKIVLTNP
- a CDS encoding helix-turn-helix transcriptional regulator; the encoded protein is MPPVFAHGRLRLYLLKLLDEAPRHGYEVIRLLEERFQGLYAPSAGTVYPRLAKLEAEGLVTHTTEGGRKVYSITDAGRAELADRSGELADLELEIRESVAELAAEIRADVSGAAGDLRREMRAAAGQARQSRKGGASSEEGGGFGDFDFGVFGDSDAWRAAKEEMRRAKQEWKEQARRAKDESRRSREEAQRARRQAKEAQDRAQEQVQRIARQVQEQVQGHFARGDWPTGLREGLGEVVKEMSEFGKDFAFGRPGAGGPGKTSEPSYSRTSEDFPAEYVPAWGHGDPSDSTGDPARDLERLLDRFRDDVRDAARDHGVTADQYRDARRHLSTAAAHIGAILRAPKS
- a CDS encoding Clp protease N-terminal domain-containing protein, which codes for MFERFTKDARDVVKGAVEQAEGAGAGRVGAEHLLLALLDREGSRASFALSALGAGERRESVRTALGEARRRAGLTQAETDALAGIGIDVSEIVARVEEVHGTGAMSGDRKGPGRRSGHRPFDRAAKDVLTGALRAATALRDRRIGDEHLLLALTTRPGVPAEVLADHGVTYESVTRVLYGEGEAKAG